A single Cupriavidus sp. D39 DNA region contains:
- a CDS encoding ExbD/TolR family protein, whose amino-acid sequence MHFRSRQRREEPEINLIPLIDVLLVILIFLMITTTYSRYTELQIQLPTADAEKAQQRPGEIVVSVSAKGIYSINKQVMDQQDVTSLAQRLREVAGPADGQPPVLIVNADAQATHQSVINVMEAARLAGLPRLTFATQSSQAR is encoded by the coding sequence ATGCACTTCCGATCCCGCCAGCGGCGTGAAGAACCGGAGATCAACCTCATCCCGTTGATCGACGTCCTGCTCGTGATCCTGATCTTCCTGATGATCACGACCACTTACTCGCGCTATACCGAACTGCAGATCCAGTTGCCAACCGCCGACGCCGAAAAGGCGCAGCAGCGCCCCGGCGAGATCGTGGTATCCGTATCGGCCAAGGGCATCTACTCGATCAACAAGCAGGTCATGGACCAGCAGGACGTCACCAGCCTGGCCCAGCGCCTGCGCGAGGTCGCCGGCCCGGCCGACGGCCAGCCGCCGGTGCTGATCGTCAACGCGGACGCACAGGCCACGCATCAGTCCGTGATCAATGTCATGGAAGCCGCCCGCCTGGCCGGGCTGCCCCGCCTGACCTTCGCCACACAGAGCTCGCAGGCGCGCTGA
- a CDS encoding MotA/TolQ/ExbB proton channel family protein — MFSIIQAAGWPIWPLLLASVIALALIVERFLSLKRSKVLPPKLYDEALSVAHQRRATPEVVNTLEQNSPLGRVLAAGLRHVVLQPHTSRDAAKEVVEEAGRAVAHELERYLNALGTIASVAPLMGLLGTVIGMIEIFGSQGGAGASPEQLAHGISVALYNTAFGLIIAIPALIFWRYFRRRVDDYVAELEFRATAFLDAILPQRRA, encoded by the coding sequence GTGTTTTCCATCATTCAAGCTGCCGGCTGGCCGATCTGGCCCTTGTTGCTCGCCTCGGTCATCGCCCTGGCGCTGATCGTCGAGCGTTTCCTCAGCCTGAAGCGCAGCAAGGTGCTGCCGCCCAAGCTTTACGACGAAGCCCTGTCGGTGGCGCACCAGCGCCGCGCCACGCCGGAGGTGGTCAACACGCTGGAGCAGAACTCCCCGCTGGGCCGCGTGCTGGCCGCCGGCCTGCGCCATGTGGTGCTGCAGCCCCACACCTCCCGCGATGCCGCCAAGGAAGTGGTCGAGGAAGCCGGGCGTGCCGTGGCGCACGAGCTGGAGCGCTACCTCAACGCGCTGGGCACGATCGCCTCGGTGGCGCCGCTGATGGGCCTGCTAGGCACCGTGATCGGCATGATCGAGATCTTCGGCAGCCAGGGCGGCGCCGGCGCCAGCCCCGAGCAGCTGGCCCACGGGATCTCGGTGGCGCTCTATAACACCGCCTTCGGGCTGATCATCGCGATTCCGGCACTGATCTTCTGGCGCTACTTCCGCCGGCGCGTGGACGACTACGTGGCCGAGCTGGAATTCCGCGCCACCGCCTTCCTGGACGCCATCCTGCCGCAGCGCCGCGCCTGA
- the xseA gene encoding exodeoxyribonuclease VII large subunit, with translation MSEPLNFSRETQPMAPPGAREAIPVGELNHAIAQVLERSFPLTWVRGEISNFTRAASGHWYFSLKDARAQIRCVMFRGRNQHVDFTPREGEAVEVRALVSMYEARGELQLGVEGMRRAGLGNLYEAFLRLKEKLSQAGLFAPERKRPLPAHARTIGVITSLQAAALRDVISTLRRRAPHVPVVVYPVPVQGAGAAARIAAMIDSASERNECDVLILCRGGGSIEDLWSFNEESVAQAIARCAVPVVSGVGHETDFTIADFVADVRAPTPTGAAELVSPDRSHMLLQASRARDALAQCMQRQLDRRAQNLDWLARRLRSPQAQVQERRLQVDNLMRHLRSALRDTVAAQRHRQQVLAMRWAAGRPDLAQAQSELRRTALRLRDATQRQVERAGQRWQRAAGSLELLAPQRTLERGYAVLLDQRGRALRSPSELRAGAVIEVHLAEGVADASIASVQPRLAEL, from the coding sequence ATGTCAGAACCGCTGAACTTTTCGCGTGAAACCCAGCCTATGGCCCCTCCAGGGGCACGTGAGGCGATTCCCGTCGGGGAACTGAACCACGCGATCGCCCAGGTACTGGAACGTAGTTTTCCGCTGACCTGGGTCCGGGGCGAAATCTCGAATTTCACACGCGCCGCCAGCGGCCACTGGTATTTCTCGCTCAAGGACGCACGCGCCCAGATCCGCTGCGTGATGTTCCGCGGGCGCAACCAGCATGTCGACTTCACGCCGCGCGAGGGCGAGGCGGTCGAGGTGCGAGCGCTGGTGTCGATGTACGAGGCGCGTGGCGAGTTGCAGCTGGGTGTGGAGGGCATGCGCCGCGCCGGCCTTGGCAATCTCTACGAGGCATTCTTGCGCCTGAAGGAAAAGCTCTCGCAGGCCGGGCTGTTCGCGCCCGAGCGCAAGCGGCCACTGCCGGCCCACGCCCGCACCATTGGCGTGATCACCTCGCTGCAGGCCGCCGCCTTGCGCGACGTGATCAGCACCCTGCGCCGGCGCGCGCCGCATGTGCCCGTCGTGGTTTACCCGGTGCCGGTGCAGGGCGCCGGCGCGGCGGCCAGGATCGCCGCCATGATCGACAGCGCCAGCGAGCGCAACGAATGCGATGTGCTGATCCTGTGCCGTGGCGGCGGCAGCATCGAAGACCTGTGGTCGTTCAATGAAGAGAGCGTGGCGCAGGCCATCGCGCGCTGCGCCGTGCCGGTGGTCTCCGGCGTGGGCCACGAAACCGATTTCACCATCGCCGACTTCGTCGCCGACGTGCGCGCGCCCACGCCTACCGGCGCAGCCGAGCTGGTCAGCCCGGACCGCAGCCATATGCTGCTGCAAGCCAGCCGCGCGCGCGACGCGCTGGCCCAATGCATGCAGCGCCAGCTTGACCGGCGCGCCCAGAACCTGGACTGGCTGGCCCGCCGCCTGCGCAGCCCGCAAGCGCAGGTGCAGGAGCGCCGCCTGCAGGTCGACAACCTCATGCGTCACCTGCGCTCCGCGCTGCGCGATACCGTTGCCGCCCAACGGCACCGCCAGCAGGTGCTGGCCATGCGCTGGGCGGCCGGCCGTCCCGACCTGGCCCAGGCCCAGTCCGAGCTGCGCCGCACCGCGCTGCGCCTGCGCGACGCCACGCAGCGCCAGGTTGAGCGCGCCGGCCAGCGCTGGCAGCGCGCCGCCGGCTCGCTCGAGCTGCTGGCGCCGCAGCGCACCCTGGAGCGCGGCTACGCCGTGCTGCTGGACCAGCGCGGACGCGCCTTGCGCTCGCCGTCGGAGCTGCGCGCGGGCGCCGTGATCGAAGTCCACCTGGCCGAAGGCGTGGCCGATGCCAGCATCGCCAGCGTGCAGCCGCGCCTGGCGGAACTCTAA
- the sodB gene encoding superoxide dismutase [Fe] has translation MASPLQSTIPDLQPHRKRQNNGTYSPPLPYAHDALAPHISKETLEFHHDKHHQTYVTNLNNLIKGTEFENSTLEDIVKKSSGGIFNNAAQVWNHTFYWDSLKPNGGGQPTGALADAINAKFGSFDKFKEEFTKTAVGTFGSGWAWLVKKADGSLDLVSTSNAATPLTTDAKPLLTCDVWEHAYYIDYRNARPKYVEAFWNVVNWDFASKNFAG, from the coding sequence ATGGCAAGTCCCCTACAATCGACAATTCCTGATCTTCAACCCCACAGAAAGAGACAGAACAATGGAACATACTCTCCCCCGCTGCCCTACGCTCATGATGCGCTCGCTCCGCACATCTCCAAGGAGACCCTGGAGTTCCACCACGACAAGCATCACCAGACCTACGTCACCAACCTGAACAACCTGATCAAGGGCACCGAGTTCGAAAACTCGACGCTCGAAGACATCGTCAAGAAGTCCTCTGGCGGCATCTTCAACAACGCCGCCCAGGTGTGGAACCACACCTTCTACTGGGACTCGCTCAAGCCCAACGGCGGCGGCCAACCGACCGGCGCGCTGGCTGATGCCATCAACGCCAAGTTCGGCTCCTTCGACAAGTTCAAGGAAGAATTCACCAAGACCGCGGTCGGCACCTTCGGTTCGGGCTGGGCCTGGCTGGTGAAGAAGGCCGACGGTTCGCTGGACCTGGTCTCGACCTCCAACGCCGCCACCCCGCTGACCACCGACGCCAAGCCGCTGCTGACCTGCGACGTGTGGGAACACGCTTACTACATCGACTACCGCAATGCCCGCCCGAAGTATGTCGAGGCATTCTGGAACGTCGTGAACTGGGACTTCGCCAGCAAGAACTTCGCTGGTTGA
- a CDS encoding LysR substrate-binding domain-containing protein, with protein MLFDRRRYRLQLTPAGHLLADEAARLMQDVARMTQRVRQVASGWEDRLWIVTDEVLEFELLMPVIRSFDALKSGVALRLTHEVLSGTWEALRDGRADVIVGATNEPPAIPGLRWFELGVVEWVFAVAPRHPLAGVAEPLTRQRISSHRGVAVADSSRGTAGRAYGLVGGQASLAVPSMRAKILAQREGLGVGWLPRHRVASLLKRGNWWRSTRPIRASPIRCMWRGAATMRAARWNGGWTSFASRGWRSAWCRAWICLREPVA; from the coding sequence TTGCTGTTCGACCGCCGCCGCTACCGCCTGCAACTCACACCTGCAGGCCATCTGCTGGCCGACGAGGCCGCGCGGCTGATGCAGGACGTAGCGCGCATGACCCAGCGCGTGCGGCAGGTTGCGAGCGGCTGGGAAGACCGCCTGTGGATCGTCACGGACGAAGTACTGGAGTTCGAATTGCTGATGCCGGTGATCCGCAGCTTCGACGCGCTCAAATCCGGCGTGGCGCTGCGCCTGACCCACGAAGTCCTCAGCGGCACCTGGGAAGCGCTGCGCGACGGCCGCGCCGATGTGATCGTCGGCGCGACCAACGAGCCGCCCGCCATTCCCGGCCTGCGCTGGTTCGAGCTCGGCGTGGTGGAATGGGTCTTCGCCGTGGCGCCGCGCCACCCTCTTGCCGGCGTGGCCGAGCCGCTCACGCGCCAGCGCATCTCATCGCACCGGGGCGTGGCGGTGGCCGATTCGTCGCGCGGGACCGCCGGGCGGGCCTACGGGCTGGTCGGCGGGCAAGCGTCGCTGGCGGTGCCGTCCATGCGGGCCAAGATCCTGGCGCAGCGCGAGGGGCTGGGCGTGGGCTGGCTGCCCCGGCACCGTGTGGCCTCGCTGCTCAAGCGGGGGAACTGGTGGAGAAGCACACGGCCGATCCGCGCGAGCCCAATACGCTGTATGTGGCGTGGCGCGGCGACCATGAGGGCCGCGCGCTGGAATGGTGGCTGGACCAGTTTCGCCAGCCGCGGCTGGCGAAGCGCCTGGTGCAGGGCATGGATCTGTTTGCGTGAGCCCGTGGCATGA
- a CDS encoding helix-turn-helix domain-containing protein: protein MLSEDELALLEAIRDSGSLSRAAARLGKAPSTVSTPPGNWKAALTPCCSTAAATACNSHLQAICWPTRPRG from the coding sequence ATGTTGTCAGAAGACGAACTGGCCTTGCTGGAAGCCATCCGTGACAGCGGCAGCCTCTCGCGTGCGGCGGCGCGGCTTGGCAAGGCGCCATCGACGGTCTCCACGCCGCCCGGCAACTGGAAGGCCGCTTTGACGCCTTGCTGTTCGACCGCCGCCGCTACCGCCTGCAACTCACACCTGCAGGCCATCTGCTGGCCGACGAGGCCGCGCGGCTGA
- a CDS encoding alpha/beta fold hydrolase: MALIHRMARYAGAALLMSGLVGALAPLAHAAEPVGAAAVQQHTINANGIDLHYLQSGRGSGTPVVLLHGYAESSHMWLPLMARLGDQRVVIAPDLRGAGGSAITQSGYDKKTMAQDIHALVQALGYRKINIVGHDIGLMVAYAYAAQYPDEVESVTLMDAFLPGVGDWQKVWLLRDKWHFNFYGDTPEKLVRGRERTYFEHFWNDFAADPRHSVPQAARQLYAANYARPGRMRAGFEFFRAFPQDAEDFAALAKHPLPMPMLVLAGEKASGNFLIDQARLVATNVQGVIVKGSGHWLMEEAPGQTIPAIVHFINAPSQPVGAD, from the coding sequence ATGGCCCTCATCCACCGAATGGCACGGTACGCCGGCGCCGCATTGCTTATGTCTGGCTTGGTCGGCGCGCTCGCGCCGCTCGCCCATGCCGCAGAACCTGTCGGCGCCGCAGCAGTCCAGCAGCACACGATCAACGCCAACGGCATCGACCTGCACTATCTGCAGTCCGGGCGCGGCAGCGGCACGCCGGTCGTGCTGTTGCACGGCTACGCGGAATCCAGCCATATGTGGCTGCCGCTCATGGCGCGGCTTGGCGACCAGCGCGTCGTCATCGCGCCGGACCTGCGCGGCGCGGGCGGGTCGGCGATTACGCAGTCGGGCTACGACAAGAAGACCATGGCGCAGGACATTCACGCCCTGGTCCAGGCACTCGGCTACCGCAAGATCAATATCGTCGGCCACGATATCGGCCTGATGGTGGCCTACGCCTACGCCGCGCAATACCCGGACGAAGTGGAAAGCGTCACGCTGATGGACGCGTTCCTGCCCGGCGTGGGCGACTGGCAAAAGGTCTGGCTGCTGCGCGACAAGTGGCACTTCAACTTCTATGGCGACACGCCCGAAAAGCTGGTGCGGGGCCGCGAGCGTACCTACTTTGAGCACTTCTGGAACGACTTCGCCGCCGACCCCAGGCATTCGGTGCCGCAAGCCGCCCGCCAGCTTTATGCAGCCAACTACGCCAGGCCGGGCCGGATGCGTGCGGGATTCGAGTTCTTCCGTGCGTTCCCGCAGGATGCCGAAGACTTCGCGGCACTGGCAAAGCACCCGCTGCCGATGCCCATGCTGGTGCTGGCGGGCGAGAAGGCCTCGGGCAATTTCCTGATCGACCAGGCGCGCCTCGTCGCCACCAATGTGCAAGGCGTGATCGTCAAGGGCTCGGGGCACTGGCTGATGGAAGAAGCGCCGGGGCAGACCATTCCGGCTATCGTGCATTTCATTAACGCGCCGTCGCAACCTGTTGGCGCCGACTAA
- a CDS encoding glutathione S-transferase family protein — translation MGLLVNGKWQDRWYDTASTGGRFVRKDAAFRNWVTPDGAAGPSGAGGFKAEAGRYHLYVSLACPWAHRTLIMRTLKGLEGMISVSTVHWLMLGEGWTFAEGPGVVPDTVNGARLLHQVYTAADPDYTGRVTVPVLWDKQRGTIVSNESSEIIRMFNTAFDGIGAKAGDYYPAALRAEIDEVNARVYDTLNNGVYKAGFATTQGAYEEALTPLFDTLDWLEARLATRRFLLGDQLTEADIRLFTTLVRFDAVYVGHFKCNLRRIADYANLSGFTRDIYQLPGIAATVDIDHIKRHYYESHRSINPSGVVPAGPVLDFAAPPERARLAA, via the coding sequence ATGGGACTGCTCGTCAACGGAAAATGGCAAGACCGCTGGTACGACACGGCATCCACCGGCGGCCGCTTCGTTCGCAAGGACGCCGCCTTTCGCAACTGGGTGACGCCCGATGGCGCCGCCGGCCCGAGCGGCGCCGGTGGCTTCAAGGCGGAGGCCGGACGCTATCACCTATACGTGAGCCTGGCGTGCCCCTGGGCGCACCGCACGCTAATCATGCGCACGCTCAAGGGGCTGGAGGGGATGATCAGCGTCTCCACGGTGCACTGGCTGATGCTTGGCGAAGGCTGGACTTTCGCCGAAGGCCCGGGCGTGGTGCCGGACACGGTCAACGGCGCGCGACTCCTGCACCAGGTCTACACCGCAGCCGATCCCGACTACACCGGGCGCGTCACCGTGCCCGTGCTGTGGGACAAGCAGCGGGGAACCATCGTCAGCAACGAGTCGTCGGAGATCATCCGCATGTTCAATACCGCCTTCGATGGGATCGGCGCCAAGGCGGGCGACTACTATCCGGCCGCGCTGCGCGCGGAAATCGACGAGGTCAACGCGCGGGTGTACGACACGCTCAACAACGGTGTCTACAAAGCGGGCTTTGCCACCACGCAGGGCGCGTATGAAGAGGCGCTGACGCCGTTGTTCGATACGCTCGACTGGCTGGAGGCGCGGCTCGCCACGCGCCGCTTCCTGCTGGGCGACCAGCTCACCGAGGCCGACATCCGCCTGTTCACGACGCTGGTGCGCTTTGACGCGGTCTATGTGGGGCACTTCAAGTGCAACCTGCGGCGCATCGCCGATTATGCGAACCTGTCAGGCTTTACGCGCGACATCTACCAGTTGCCGGGGATCGCGGCGACGGTCGATATCGACCACATCAAGCGGCACTACTATGAAAGCCACCGCTCGATCAATCCGAGCGGCGTGGTGCCGGCGGGGCCGGTGCTAGACTTTGCCGCGCCGCCCGAGCGCGCGCGGCTGGCGGCGTGA
- a CDS encoding alpha/beta fold hydrolase yields MKFHRQFLLALLTVAAVATAPVALAAADDGPAYGPELQGFDYPAPVQQFAFTSQGEAMHMAYMDIKPERANGRTAVLLHGKNFCAATWADTIKVLSTAGYRVIAPDQIGFCKSSKPVRYQYSFQQLARNTHALLASIGVNEATVIGHSTGGMLAMRYALMYPQQTAQLALVNPIGLEDWKALGVPSLSVDQWYARELATNADKIRSYEQATYYVGTWRPEYEPWVQMLAGMNRGPGKQQVAWNSALIYDMIFTQPVVYELGALKTPTLLLIGDKDTTAIAKDAAPPEIRAKVGNYPVLAQRTLKALPNARLVEFAELGHAPQMQDPKAFHNALLDGLAALPASR; encoded by the coding sequence ATGAAGTTTCATCGCCAATTCCTGCTTGCCTTGCTCACAGTGGCAGCGGTTGCCACAGCGCCCGTCGCGCTGGCTGCCGCTGACGATGGCCCCGCGTATGGCCCCGAGCTGCAAGGCTTCGACTATCCGGCGCCGGTCCAGCAGTTCGCATTCACCTCGCAGGGCGAAGCGATGCACATGGCTTACATGGATATCAAGCCGGAGCGCGCCAACGGCCGCACCGCGGTCTTGCTGCATGGAAAGAACTTCTGCGCGGCGACCTGGGCGGACACGATCAAGGTGCTCAGCACGGCCGGGTATCGCGTCATTGCGCCGGACCAGATCGGCTTTTGCAAATCCAGCAAGCCGGTGCGCTACCAGTACAGCTTCCAGCAACTGGCGCGCAACACGCACGCGTTGCTGGCATCGATCGGCGTCAATGAGGCAACGGTGATCGGGCATTCGACGGGCGGCATGCTGGCGATGCGCTATGCGTTGATGTACCCGCAGCAAACCGCGCAGCTCGCGCTCGTCAACCCGATCGGCCTGGAGGACTGGAAGGCGTTGGGCGTGCCGTCCTTGTCGGTCGATCAATGGTATGCCCGTGAGCTCGCCACCAACGCCGACAAGATCCGCAGCTACGAACAGGCCACCTACTATGTCGGCACGTGGCGCCCCGAGTACGAGCCCTGGGTGCAGATGCTGGCGGGCATGAACCGCGGCCCGGGCAAGCAGCAGGTGGCCTGGAACTCCGCGCTGATCTACGACATGATCTTCACGCAGCCGGTCGTGTATGAGTTGGGCGCGCTCAAGACGCCGACCTTGCTGCTGATCGGCGACAAGGACACTACGGCCATCGCCAAGGACGCGGCACCGCCGGAGATCCGCGCGAAAGTCGGCAACTATCCGGTGCTGGCGCAGCGTACCTTGAAGGCGCTGCCCAACGCCAGGTTGGTGGAGTTTGCGGAGCTGGGCCACGCGCCGCAGATGCAGGATCCAAAGGCGTTCCACAACGCGCTGCTCGACGGGCTGGCCGCATTGCCCGCGAGCCGGTGA
- a CDS encoding lipid A biosynthesis lauroyl acyltransferase — MIQRIGLFFTISLLRLLAALPYSVCARVGMGLGALLYRIPSRRRSVVQTNLRLCFPDRSEAHRHALGQAHFSHVIRSYLERGVQWYGDAGQLNDLVELDSAIELGNAEAGPTIFLGFHFVAIEAGCMFYSIKHPVASLYTKMSNPLLEQLAKQQRGRFGTEMIPRNGSVRQALRALKSGMPLMLAADMDFGLRDSVFVPFFNVPACTLTSVSRLAALSGARVVPFTTSVLPGYRGYKLKIFDALTGYPSGDEKVDALRMNEFLEQQVRTMPEQYYWVHRRFKHRPEGEAPVY, encoded by the coding sequence ATGATCCAGCGTATTGGACTATTTTTCACCATCAGCCTGCTGCGTTTGCTCGCCGCCTTACCCTATAGCGTGTGCGCCCGTGTCGGCATGGGCCTGGGCGCCCTGCTCTATCGCATTCCAAGCCGGCGCCGCAGCGTCGTGCAGACCAACCTGCGGCTTTGCTTTCCCGACAGGAGCGAAGCGCATCGCCATGCCCTGGGCCAGGCGCATTTCAGCCACGTGATCCGAAGCTACCTGGAACGCGGCGTGCAATGGTATGGCGACGCCGGCCAGCTGAATGACCTGGTTGAACTGGACTCCGCCATCGAACTCGGCAATGCCGAGGCCGGCCCGACCATCTTCCTGGGATTCCATTTCGTGGCGATCGAGGCCGGCTGCATGTTCTACTCGATCAAGCATCCGGTGGCCTCGCTCTACACGAAGATGTCGAACCCGTTGCTGGAACAGCTCGCCAAGCAGCAGCGCGGCAGGTTCGGCACGGAGATGATCCCGCGCAATGGCAGCGTGCGCCAGGCCTTGCGCGCGCTCAAGTCGGGCATGCCGCTGATGCTCGCGGCGGACATGGATTTTGGCTTGCGCGATTCGGTATTCGTGCCGTTTTTCAACGTCCCCGCTTGCACGCTCACTTCGGTGTCGCGCCTGGCCGCGCTCAGCGGCGCACGCGTCGTGCCCTTCACGACCTCTGTCCTGCCTGGCTACCGCGGCTACAAGCTGAAGATATTCGATGCGCTGACGGGCTACCCCTCCGGCGACGAGAAGGTCGACGCGCTGCGCATGAACGAGTTCCTGGAGCAGCAGGTCCGCACCATGCCGGAGCAATACTACTGGGTGCATCGCCGCTTCAAGCACCGCCCCGAGGGCGAGGCGCCTGTCTACTGA
- a CDS encoding cold-shock protein has product METGTVKWFNDSKGFGFITPDAGGNDLFAHFSEIQGGGFKSLQEGQKVRYVAGVGQKGPAATKIEPI; this is encoded by the coding sequence ATGGAAACCGGTACCGTCAAGTGGTTCAACGACTCCAAGGGCTTCGGCTTCATCACCCCTGACGCAGGCGGCAACGACCTGTTCGCGCATTTCTCGGAAATTCAAGGCGGCGGTTTCAAGTCGCTGCAAGAAGGCCAGAAAGTGCGTTACGTCGCAGGCGTTGGCCAAAAGGGCCCCGCAGCGACCAAGATCGAGCCGATCTAA
- a CDS encoding translation initiation factor 1, producing the protein MSISEEWEEMHLTPGGWVGGSYRHVPGPAVTVERPADEVLTVRRHVAATYCGPSRATEDRTPQTEDMALIESLLARFGSPAFGV; encoded by the coding sequence ATGTCGATCAGCGAAGAATGGGAAGAGATGCACCTGACGCCAGGCGGCTGGGTAGGCGGAAGCTATCGCCACGTGCCGGGACCGGCAGTCACGGTGGAGCGCCCCGCGGATGAAGTGCTTACCGTGCGCAGGCATGTAGCCGCAACCTATTGCGGCCCGTCGCGCGCCACGGAAGACAGGACGCCGCAAACCGAAGACATGGCATTGATCGAATCGCTGCTGGCCCGCTTCGGCAGCCCGGCATTCGGCGTCTAG
- the infA gene encoding translation initiation factor IF-1, which produces MAKEELVEFGGQVSEVLPDNRFRVILENGFQVWAYSSGRLKKNRIRILAGDRVTLEMSPYDLTKGRINYRHKY; this is translated from the coding sequence TTGGCTAAAGAAGAACTAGTGGAATTTGGTGGACAAGTATCGGAAGTACTGCCGGACAACCGTTTTCGCGTCATCCTGGAAAATGGCTTCCAGGTGTGGGCCTATTCGTCAGGGCGCCTGAAGAAGAACCGCATTCGTATCCTGGCCGGCGATCGCGTCACGCTGGAAATGTCGCCCTACGACCTGACCAAGGGCCGGATCAACTATCGCCACAAGTATTGA
- a CDS encoding isochorismatase, giving the protein MPQIVRPHKGNTLNQSIIRTNSTNSTTRVNPYTVSVYPIQQEPGVWFATYLIAEYKNGSECIVANVSMRHATHGTEALAKQAARRAAESVAADMRLQ; this is encoded by the coding sequence TTGCCTCAGATCGTCCGCCCGCATAAGGGCAACACCTTGAATCAAAGCATCATTCGCACCAATAGCACCAATAGCACCACTCGCGTCAATCCGTACACCGTGTCGGTGTACCCAATACAACAAGAGCCAGGCGTGTGGTTTGCGACCTACCTGATCGCCGAATACAAGAACGGCTCCGAATGCATCGTCGCCAACGTCTCGATGCGCCATGCCACGCATGGCACCGAAGCCCTGGCTAAACAGGCCGCCCGACGCGCGGCCGAGAGCGTCGCTGCCGATATGCGCCTGCAATAA
- a CDS encoding GTP cyclohydrolase yields the protein MSQNHAIYKGFKVSANVRRSFDESPSAELARASFLATVTITQVSGDSGSLRLVPPLLEHVAHTPHDAIDLAVSYARTVIDDMSTFVKRK from the coding sequence ATGTCTCAAAATCATGCGATCTACAAGGGGTTCAAGGTTTCGGCCAATGTACGCCGCTCGTTCGACGAAAGCCCCAGTGCCGAACTCGCACGGGCGAGCTTTCTCGCCACCGTGACCATCACGCAGGTCAGCGGCGACAGCGGTTCGCTCAGGCTGGTGCCACCCTTGCTCGAGCATGTCGCGCACACGCCGCACGATGCCATCGACCTGGCCGTGTCCTATGCCAGGACCGTCATCGACGACATGTCCACCTTCGTCAAGCGCAAGTAG